One Pseudodesulfovibrio cashew DNA window includes the following coding sequences:
- the cysK gene encoding cysteine synthase A — MNIAGDITELVGRTPMVRLNKLSEGLEATLVAKLEFNNPCGSIKDRIGKNMIETALAAGRINQDTLLVEPTSGNTGIGLAFVCAAKGLRLILTMPESMSIERRKLLKGLGAELVLTSADQGMKGAIAKAEEILAEHEDAFMPMQFENEANPEAHRKTTALEIWEDTDGKVDAFVAGVGTGGTITGVGEVLKKKNPAVKVVAVEPDASPVLSGGKPGPHTIQGIGAGFVPKALNTEIYDEVIRIKGDDAVETAKKLLRQEGILCGISSGANCAAALELANRSEYKGKMIVFVVCDTGERYLSTPLFE, encoded by the coding sequence ATGAACATTGCCGGCGACATTACGGAACTCGTGGGGCGAACCCCCATGGTCAGATTGAACAAACTCTCCGAAGGGCTTGAAGCCACCTTGGTGGCCAAGCTGGAATTCAACAACCCGTGCGGTTCAATCAAAGACCGCATCGGCAAGAACATGATTGAGACCGCCCTGGCCGCCGGTCGTATCAACCAGGACACACTCCTGGTGGAGCCCACGAGCGGCAACACCGGCATTGGCCTGGCCTTTGTCTGCGCGGCAAAGGGCCTCAGGCTCATACTGACCATGCCGGAGTCCATGTCCATAGAGCGGCGTAAGCTGCTCAAAGGGCTTGGCGCAGAACTTGTGCTCACCTCGGCGGACCAGGGCATGAAGGGGGCCATCGCCAAGGCCGAGGAAATCCTAGCCGAACACGAAGACGCTTTCATGCCCATGCAGTTTGAGAACGAGGCCAACCCGGAAGCCCATCGCAAGACTACCGCCCTTGAAATATGGGAAGATACGGACGGCAAAGTGGACGCCTTTGTCGCAGGCGTTGGCACGGGCGGCACCATCACCGGCGTGGGCGAGGTCCTCAAGAAAAAGAACCCCGCCGTCAAGGTGGTGGCCGTGGAACCGGATGCCTCCCCCGTGCTCTCCGGCGGAAAACCTGGCCCGCACACCATCCAGGGTATTGGCGCGGGCTTCGTACCCAAGGCCTTGAACACTGAAATCTACGACGAAGTCATCCGAATCAAGGGAGATGATGCCGTGGAAACCGCCAAGAAACTTCTGCGTCAAGAGGGCATCCTGTGTGGCATCTCCTCCGGAGCCAATTGCGCAGCCGCTCTGGAATTGGCCAACCGTTCCGAGTACAAGGGGAAAATGATCGTCTTCGTGGTCTGTGACACCGGCGAACGCTATCTCAGCACCCCGCTTTTCGAGTAA
- a CDS encoding DUF493 family protein, with protein MPHKNARFKQALDGHHQWPCPYVFKFIVPNESLEALLALFPGEEVTTRPSKSGKYISATLESHMCSSKAVMDVYEKVSVIPGIMAL; from the coding sequence ATGCCTCACAAAAACGCCCGGTTCAAGCAGGCGCTGGACGGACACCACCAGTGGCCCTGCCCCTACGTCTTCAAATTCATCGTGCCCAACGAAAGCCTCGAAGCCCTCTTGGCCCTCTTCCCAGGTGAAGAGGTCACCACCCGCCCTTCCAAAAGTGGAAAGTACATCAGTGCAACCTTGGAATCCCACATGTGCTCCAGTAAGGCTGTAATGGATGTCTATGAAAAAGTATCCGTTATTCCAGGGATAATGGCTTTATAG
- a CDS encoding methyl-accepting chemotaxis protein: MNQADQARKQGEAARCHGLLSAAHTLEAAVQGIRDEANRLGESTDRAQSGAADQQQFISGAVSAMEQMNAAVSEAAINAEAAAEDAGQTREYARSGAEVVTRTLDSISSVSGNSQSLAERVTGLGAQAEGVGKIMGVINDIADQTNLLALNAAIEAARAGEAGRGFAVVADEVRKLAEKTMDATRDVGVAIDGIQEQVSLTVKGVQEMTGLADEAASLAQQSGQALDEIVTIAGTSADRIQSIASAASQQSVASEEVTRTISEVHAISRATDEGMLEATQSVAKLAEQVEELAVMTGVFRLVGNGTVQNVITKMASSPDIQSQNRERQEKVMRRVLRENDFLELLYITDDKGKQTVSNMGGKVTDFNEDSSAVGTNWSERPWFSEVMNTKTFNVSDVYVSSASGESCITVSGPFLDAAGQVRGVIAADVRVAG; the protein is encoded by the coding sequence TTGAATCAAGCGGATCAGGCTAGGAAACAGGGAGAAGCCGCTCGTTGCCACGGGTTGCTTTCCGCCGCCCATACCCTGGAAGCGGCGGTGCAGGGAATCCGGGATGAGGCAAACCGATTGGGCGAGTCCACGGATCGGGCCCAGTCCGGCGCTGCGGATCAGCAGCAGTTTATCTCAGGTGCGGTCTCCGCCATGGAGCAGATGAACGCCGCTGTGAGCGAAGCCGCAATCAATGCCGAGGCTGCTGCTGAGGATGCCGGTCAGACCCGCGAGTACGCCCGCAGCGGTGCAGAGGTCGTGACCCGGACCCTGGATTCCATCAGTTCTGTATCCGGGAATTCGCAATCCCTGGCTGAACGCGTGACCGGGTTGGGAGCCCAGGCCGAAGGTGTAGGCAAAATCATGGGCGTCATCAACGACATCGCGGATCAGACCAACCTGCTGGCCCTTAACGCCGCCATCGAAGCGGCTCGAGCAGGCGAAGCCGGGCGCGGTTTTGCCGTTGTCGCGGACGAGGTGCGCAAGTTGGCAGAAAAGACCATGGACGCTACCCGGGACGTGGGAGTGGCCATCGACGGTATTCAGGAACAGGTCTCGCTGACCGTGAAGGGTGTGCAGGAGATGACCGGCCTGGCGGACGAGGCCGCGTCGCTGGCGCAGCAGTCCGGGCAGGCCCTGGACGAGATCGTGACCATAGCAGGGACCAGCGCGGACCGTATTCAGTCCATCGCCTCAGCCGCATCCCAGCAGTCCGTGGCCAGCGAGGAGGTAACCCGGACCATTAGCGAAGTACACGCAATTTCCCGCGCAACGGACGAAGGCATGCTCGAAGCCACGCAATCAGTGGCCAAACTGGCCGAGCAGGTGGAGGAGTTGGCGGTCATGACTGGCGTCTTCCGCTTGGTGGGCAACGGGACTGTGCAGAATGTCATTACAAAGATGGCATCGTCGCCGGACATCCAGTCCCAGAATCGCGAGCGACAGGAGAAGGTCATGCGGCGCGTACTCCGTGAGAACGATTTCCTGGAACTTCTCTACATCACTGATGATAAGGGTAAACAGACCGTCAGTAACATGGGGGGCAAAGTTACCGATTTCAACGAGGATTCATCGGCCGTTGGCACGAATTGGAGTGAACGGCCGTGGTTCTCCGAAGTCATGAACACCAAGACCTTCAACGTCTCGGACGTTTATGTTTCCTCCGCCTCGGGCGAGAGTTGCATCACCGTATCCGGTCCCTTTTTGGATGCCGCAGGCCAGGTGCGGGGCGTCATCGCCGCCGACGTTCGGGTCGCAGGCTGA
- a CDS encoding NAD(P)H-dependent oxidoreductase — MTILIILAHPNETSFNHAIADRAHKTLSANGHTVIFHDLYKEKFEPALPGEEIQRDVTLPEEIARHCSEAAEADGIIVVHPNWWGMPPALLTGWVDRVMRPGLAYEFVEGDDGEGVPVGLLKAKKAMVFNTSNTYEERENRVFGDPLERIWRDCVFDLCGVKETTRKVFRVIVTSTQEEREAWLHEVEQSITTLFPTEP, encoded by the coding sequence ATGACTATCCTCATCATCCTGGCCCACCCAAACGAAACCAGCTTCAACCATGCCATCGCGGATAGAGCGCACAAAACCCTGTCAGCCAATGGCCATACTGTCATTTTCCACGATCTGTACAAGGAAAAATTCGAGCCAGCACTGCCGGGTGAGGAAATTCAGCGTGACGTGACGCTACCTGAGGAGATCGCCCGCCATTGCAGCGAGGCTGCGGAGGCCGATGGCATCATCGTGGTTCACCCCAACTGGTGGGGCATGCCTCCCGCCCTGCTAACGGGCTGGGTGGATCGGGTAATGCGTCCAGGTCTCGCCTATGAATTTGTTGAAGGCGATGATGGGGAAGGCGTGCCGGTGGGGCTGCTTAAGGCGAAAAAAGCCATGGTCTTCAATACGTCCAATACGTATGAAGAACGCGAGAATCGGGTTTTCGGCGATCCGCTGGAACGGATATGGCGGGATTGCGTCTTTGATCTTTGCGGAGTGAAGGAAACCACACGCAAAGTGTTTCGGGTCATCGTTACCAGCACGCAGGAAGAACGCGAAGCGTGGCTACACGAAGTGGAGCAGAGCATAACCACCCTCTTCCCGACCGAGCCTTGA
- the nifS gene encoding cysteine desulfurase NifS, which produces MNTIYMDNNATTQVDPAVFEEMQPYFTELYGNPSSMHRFGGQVGQKLKEARERVATLLNCDPAEIIFTSCGSESDNTAIRSALKAQPEKRRIVTTRVEHPAVLSLCKYLEKKEGYTVTYLGTDEHGRLDMDEYKAAVTPDTAIVSIMWANNETGNIHPIEEMAKIAKDKGVIFHTDAVQAVGKVPIDLEAMPIDMLSLSGHKLHAPKGVGALFVRKRLPFRPFLIGGHQEGSRRAGTENTTGIIALGKACQLAQENMEEENTRVRTLRDKLEKGILTTIPDSILNGDKDNRLPNTANISFGYVEGEAILLMMDQLGICASSGSACTSGSLEPSHVLRAMGVPFTFAHGSIRFSLSRFNTEEEVDFVLGALPKIIENLRKLSPFSADKEAPACAKSFSE; this is translated from the coding sequence ATGAACACGATCTATATGGACAACAACGCCACCACCCAGGTGGACCCGGCGGTCTTCGAGGAGATGCAGCCGTATTTCACGGAACTCTACGGAAACCCCTCATCCATGCACCGCTTCGGCGGACAGGTGGGGCAGAAACTCAAAGAGGCTCGTGAGCGGGTGGCCACACTGCTCAACTGCGATCCGGCAGAGATCATCTTTACCTCCTGCGGCTCGGAGTCCGACAACACGGCAATCCGTTCGGCTCTCAAGGCGCAGCCGGAAAAACGACGCATCGTAACCACCCGTGTGGAACACCCCGCCGTGCTCAGCCTGTGCAAATACCTCGAGAAAAAAGAGGGATACACCGTCACCTATCTTGGCACCGATGAACACGGTCGACTGGACATGGATGAATACAAAGCCGCGGTTACCCCCGACACAGCCATCGTTTCCATCATGTGGGCCAACAACGAGACAGGCAATATCCACCCCATTGAGGAGATGGCGAAAATCGCCAAGGATAAAGGCGTGATCTTCCACACCGACGCGGTTCAGGCCGTGGGAAAGGTCCCCATCGACCTCGAGGCTATGCCCATCGACATGCTCTCCCTGTCAGGGCACAAACTGCATGCACCCAAGGGCGTGGGAGCCCTGTTCGTACGAAAGCGCCTGCCCTTCCGCCCCTTCCTCATCGGCGGACACCAGGAAGGTAGCCGTCGCGCGGGCACTGAAAACACCACGGGCATCATTGCCCTTGGCAAGGCCTGCCAGCTCGCCCAGGAGAACATGGAGGAGGAAAATACCCGAGTCAGGACTCTCCGTGACAAACTGGAGAAAGGCATCCTTACCACCATCCCGGACTCCATTCTCAATGGGGACAAGGACAACCGGCTGCCAAACACCGCGAACATCTCCTTCGGTTACGTGGAGGGCGAGGCCATTCTGCTCATGATGGACCAACTCGGTATCTGTGCCAGTTCCGGCTCGGCGTGCACGTCGGGCTCACTGGAGCCCTCCCATGTGCTTCGCGCCATGGGGGTGCCCTTCACCTTCGCCCACGGCTCCATCCGCTTCAGCCTCAGCCGCTTCAACACCGAGGAAGAGGTCGATTTCGTCCTGGGCGCACTGCCCAAGATCATCGAGAACCTGCGCAAACTCTCGCCCTTCTCCGCGGACAAGGAAGCGCCAGCCTGCGCCAAGAGCTTTTCGGAGTAG
- a CDS encoding EAL domain-containing response regulator, whose product MSIHNESIDILVVDDERINLKLIEGILRERELNLVLADSGKAALREVENHDFAVALLDVMMPGMDGFELAERLRSMEQTKRLPIIFITAISKEQRHVFRGYGLGAVDYLFKPVEPEVLRSKIGTFSELHRKRRGLEETTRRLEHTIEELEASRAALQQSEQRYRMVADYNYDWESWIDPDGVPIYVSPSCERISGYPPERFLNEPALFERIIHHDDLLAWNNYMQDSTSGDEEGLEFRINHRSAKVRWVSMVKHLIEEDGRPLGLRTSIRDVTSSKRMEAQLRHSSLHDPLTGLPNRALFLDRMDRALERAVGKGHVFGVLYINLDRFQAINDHYGHIVGDKVLVNVGVRLKQQLGLADTVARFGGDEFVILFEDFERKEDVRSLVQRIRRSFNTPIGIDGMEFPVAASFGLDTSRNGNADREQLLRNAQLAMFKAKGGGKNRCLEYNPKMRVGLVNVVAVEADLKRALDNGEFEAFFQPIVNLSDGRLYGFEVLARWNHPERGLVSPGEFIPVAEETGLIVPLGARILEDACETLNLWREEHPSVDELNIAVNISAKQFAEASLVHDVETILSRTGLPPGMLKLEITETVVMGDAVESTNRLNSLKSLGIKLAIDDFGTGYSSMSYLQKFPLDQLKVDLSFVRRMEESPENIEIVRAIINMAHSLRLRVVAEGIETERQRDLLYSLQCDYGQGYLYSKPLPKAEAVELLTILD is encoded by the coding sequence ATGTCCATACACAATGAATCAATCGACATACTTGTCGTCGATGACGAACGCATCAACCTCAAGTTGATTGAGGGTATTCTTCGCGAACGGGAACTCAACCTCGTCTTGGCCGATTCGGGTAAAGCCGCATTGCGGGAGGTCGAGAATCATGACTTCGCCGTTGCGTTGCTCGATGTCATGATGCCCGGCATGGACGGATTCGAGTTGGCGGAACGGCTTCGTTCCATGGAGCAGACGAAGCGGCTGCCTATAATTTTCATTACCGCCATCAGCAAGGAACAACGGCATGTCTTCCGCGGGTATGGTCTTGGCGCGGTCGATTATCTCTTCAAGCCGGTTGAGCCGGAGGTCCTGAGAAGCAAGATCGGGACTTTTTCGGAATTGCACCGCAAAAGGCGGGGGCTGGAGGAAACAACCCGGCGGTTGGAGCACACCATCGAAGAATTGGAAGCCTCTCGCGCTGCACTCCAGCAGTCGGAGCAGCGATATAGAATGGTGGCGGATTACAACTACGACTGGGAAAGCTGGATCGACCCGGATGGGGTGCCCATATACGTGTCCCCGTCATGTGAACGGATCAGCGGATACCCTCCGGAAAGGTTCTTGAACGAACCGGCCCTGTTCGAGCGTATCATCCATCATGATGACCTGCTTGCCTGGAACAATTACATGCAGGACAGCACATCCGGAGACGAGGAGGGCTTGGAGTTTCGGATCAACCATAGGAGCGCCAAAGTCCGTTGGGTTTCGATGGTAAAGCATCTCATAGAAGAGGATGGAAGACCGCTCGGGTTGCGAACCAGTATTCGGGACGTGACCAGCAGCAAGCGGATGGAAGCCCAGTTGCGGCACAGTTCCCTCCATGACCCCCTGACCGGTCTCCCCAACAGGGCTTTGTTCCTGGATCGTATGGATCGGGCCTTGGAACGGGCGGTGGGCAAGGGGCACGTCTTTGGCGTGCTGTATATCAACTTGGACAGGTTCCAGGCCATCAACGACCATTATGGGCACATCGTGGGAGACAAGGTGCTGGTCAATGTGGGCGTTCGTCTCAAGCAGCAATTAGGGCTCGCTGATACAGTGGCCCGGTTCGGTGGGGACGAGTTCGTCATCCTGTTCGAGGATTTCGAACGGAAGGAGGACGTGCGCAGCCTGGTACAGCGTATTCGCCGGTCTTTCAACACGCCAATCGGAATTGACGGAATGGAGTTTCCTGTTGCGGCCAGTTTCGGACTGGATACGTCCCGAAACGGGAATGCCGATCGGGAGCAACTGTTGCGCAACGCCCAGTTGGCCATGTTCAAGGCCAAAGGGGGAGGCAAGAATCGCTGCCTCGAGTACAATCCCAAGATGCGGGTTGGCCTGGTCAACGTGGTCGCCGTGGAGGCGGATCTGAAGCGGGCTTTGGATAACGGTGAATTCGAGGCCTTTTTCCAGCCAATCGTCAATCTTTCGGACGGAAGGCTTTATGGATTCGAGGTGTTGGCGCGTTGGAACCATCCAGAGCGCGGCCTAGTCTCTCCGGGTGAATTTATACCCGTCGCCGAGGAAACAGGGCTTATTGTGCCGCTTGGCGCGAGAATTTTGGAGGACGCCTGCGAAACGCTCAACCTGTGGCGGGAGGAACATCCCAGTGTGGATGAGCTGAATATCGCCGTAAACATTTCTGCCAAGCAGTTTGCCGAGGCCTCCCTGGTGCACGATGTGGAGACTATCCTGAGTCGGACCGGCCTGCCTCCCGGCATGCTTAAGTTGGAGATTACGGAAACGGTCGTTATGGGAGACGCAGTGGAGTCGACTAATAGGCTTAATAGCCTGAAGTCATTGGGTATAAAGCTGGCAATTGACGATTTCGGCACCGGATACTCATCCATGAGTTACCTGCAGAAGTTCCCTCTGGACCAGCTCAAGGTGGACCTGAGTTTTGTTCGGCGCATGGAAGAATCTCCCGAGAACATCGAAATTGTGCGCGCCATCATCAACATGGCTCATAGCCTGCGCCTGCGCGTGGTGGCCGAAGGGATTGAGACCGAGCGGCAACGGGACCTGCTTTATTCCTTGCAATGCGATTACGGTCAGGGCTATCTCTACTCCAAGCCGCTTCCCAAGGCGGAGGCAGTGGAGTTGTTGACTATCTTGGACTAA
- the epsC gene encoding serine O-acetyltransferase EpsC — protein sequence MTEQEYSLADVVALLVESGDSGPASHRYSEDAPMPSVEMLSEIVEALRTVLFPGYFGPSEVTPDTMPYYIGSTLDSVERKLADQINRGYCFVCDKTSTERCKDCRTRSREMARRFIGKLPAIRELLLTDVEAAYDGDPAAKTHGETIFCYPSIRAMTNHRIAHELYELKVDIIPRIIGEMAHSDTGIDIHPGATIGKSFFMDHGTGTVIGETCIIGDNVRVYQGVTLGAKSFPKGEDERLIKGLPRHPLVEDDVIVYAGATILGRVTIGKGAVIGGNVWITRDVPAGSQIVQSRSMKQSFVDGAGI from the coding sequence ATGACCGAACAAGAGTATTCCCTGGCCGACGTCGTGGCCCTGCTGGTGGAATCCGGCGACTCCGGCCCTGCGTCCCACCGCTACTCCGAAGACGCGCCCATGCCCTCCGTGGAGATGCTCTCAGAGATTGTCGAGGCCCTGCGAACAGTGCTCTTCCCGGGCTATTTCGGGCCTTCGGAAGTAACCCCGGACACCATGCCCTATTACATAGGCTCCACCCTGGATAGCGTCGAGCGCAAACTGGCGGACCAGATAAACCGTGGCTACTGTTTCGTCTGTGACAAGACATCCACAGAACGCTGCAAGGACTGTCGGACCCGTTCCCGCGAGATGGCCCGCCGCTTCATCGGCAAGCTGCCCGCCATCCGTGAGCTGCTGCTCACCGACGTGGAAGCGGCCTACGACGGCGACCCCGCGGCGAAGACTCACGGAGAAACCATCTTCTGCTACCCGTCCATCCGGGCCATGACCAACCATCGCATCGCCCACGAGCTGTACGAACTCAAGGTGGACATCATCCCGCGCATCATTGGCGAAATGGCGCACTCCGATACGGGTATCGACATCCACCCCGGAGCGACCATCGGCAAGTCGTTTTTCATGGACCACGGCACCGGCACCGTCATCGGCGAGACCTGTATTATCGGCGACAACGTCCGCGTCTACCAGGGCGTAACCTTGGGAGCCAAAAGCTTTCCTAAAGGAGAGGACGAACGGCTCATCAAAGGGCTGCCCCGCCATCCACTGGTGGAGGACGACGTCATCGTCTATGCGGGTGCGACCATCCTGGGCCGCGTGACCATAGGCAAGGGCGCTGTCATCGGCGGTAACGTCTGGATCACCCGCGACGTGCCCGCAGGCTCCCAAATAGTACAGTCCCGGAGCATGAAACAGTCCTTTGTGGATGGTGCCGGCATTTAA
- the nifU gene encoding Fe-S cluster assembly protein NifU, translating to MWEYTDKVKDHFLNPRNVGQIEDADGVGEVGSLACGDALTLYIKVKDNVITDAKFQTFGCASAIASSSALTELLVGKTVEEAEQITNKDIADYLGGLPREKMHCSVMGQEALEQAIKNMRGEAPPRAEHEHEGELICECFGVYDEEILRAIKENDLKTVEDITNFTKAGGGCGKCIDDLERLLAEARGEGVCETPGETPDYPAKGMTNIERMHLIGSVINEEVRPMLQADGGDVMLVDIDRKLVTVKLMGMCTNCPSSKLTLTNVVENKLREKVDPQIKVREA from the coding sequence ATGTGGGAATACACTGATAAAGTCAAAGATCATTTTCTGAACCCCCGCAACGTTGGACAAATCGAAGACGCCGACGGTGTTGGCGAAGTAGGTTCCTTGGCTTGCGGTGACGCGCTGACCCTGTACATCAAGGTAAAGGACAACGTCATCACCGACGCCAAGTTCCAGACTTTCGGCTGCGCCAGCGCCATCGCTTCCAGCTCCGCTCTTACCGAGTTGCTGGTGGGAAAGACCGTTGAAGAAGCCGAACAAATCACCAACAAGGACATTGCCGACTATCTTGGCGGATTGCCGCGCGAGAAGATGCACTGCTCTGTCATGGGCCAGGAAGCCCTTGAGCAGGCCATCAAGAACATGCGTGGAGAGGCTCCGCCCCGTGCAGAGCACGAACACGAAGGCGAACTGATCTGCGAGTGCTTCGGGGTTTATGACGAAGAAATCCTGCGTGCCATCAAGGAAAACGACCTCAAGACCGTCGAAGACATCACCAACTTCACCAAGGCCGGCGGCGGATGCGGCAAATGCATCGACGACCTGGAGCGGCTCCTGGCCGAAGCCCGGGGCGAAGGCGTCTGCGAAACGCCCGGCGAAACCCCGGACTACCCGGCCAAGGGCATGACCAACATCGAACGCATGCACCTCATCGGTTCGGTTATCAACGAGGAGGTCCGCCCCATGCTCCAGGCCGACGGCGGAGACGTCATGCTGGTGGACATTGATCGCAAGCTCGTCACTGTCAAGCTTATGGGCATGTGCACCAACTGCCCGTCCAGCAAGCTGACCCTGACCAACGTGGTCGAAAACAAGCTCAGGGAAAAGGTCGACCCCCAAATCAAGGTCCGGGAGGCGTAG